AGGGGTTGAAATCTTACAGAAGATGTTATAATGATTAAAATTAAGTTTTTCATACACAAAAAACAAAAAGGAGGTGTCTTATGAAAGAAGTGGTTAAGAAGTTTGTAAAGTTTATGAGGAAGATGGAAGCAAAAAGAGTTTTACTTGGTGTTTTAAGTTTAGCAGGAGCTGGATTTTATTTACAGGGATGTAGTTTAGTGCCTGATCCCACATCGTGGTTAGTTGATGATATTTATCATAGAAGGGACTGGAAACATGATGAAATCTCCACACTGGGAGCTTCTATTGTAAGAAAAGACAAAAATACCTATGAATTTACACTTGAATATACTTATTTTAGAAGAGATGATCAAAAAACAGCACCAGCAACTTTAGAAGTCTGGTATAAGGATAAGTCAATTTTTAAAAGAAATGCTTTTGTAGAAATGAAGTTATTTGATAGAGGTCCAATTCATAGAAAAATGCCAGTTCCCACTGAAACTACTTACCACATAAAACTTCCTGTTGTTCTTAAAGAAGGAGAATCTATAAAAATAGACATCTACACCAATAACACTATGGCAACTTCTATTTGTAAAATAGGTGAATTAAATGAAAAAACACCCTGTGATCATAAAACATCTCATAAATCCACATTTGGATTACCAGTTAACAAAGAGAAAACAACAAAAGAAAACAAAAACGAATAGAAAAAAAAGTAGCCTTAATGTAATCAAGCTATCTTAGAGTAATACAAAGAAATTTATATAGAAATAAACAAAAAAGTTTTGGGCCTACCTATGAGGAATTGAAACCTGAAGATGATTTTGAGCGTAACAGGAAATTTCTTGTTTTGAGCCTACCTATGAGGAATTGAAACATTGATATCTTCCCATATTTCAGGAAAGTCTTCCTCGGTTTTAAGCCTATCTATAAAGAAAGGGTGGTAAGAAGTAGTTAAAAATTTTCTTTAGTCTTAAAAGATTTGGACTTATCCATACACTTGACAAAAATAATTTTTTGTGATATTTAAAAAGTGTTGAGCATACCTATATAGTATTGAAAACTTAACTTATTTAGAGGCAGCCGAAGGTGATAAGAATGCTTGAAGTAGGATAGGGAGTAAGAGGTAAAGAGAACAAGAAAAAAGGAGGGGATAGTATGCCAACATGCCCATCTTGCAAGATGGAAACAGCAGCTGGACGATGGTGTTCAGTTTGTCATAGGAACTTGCAAAATCCTGAACTTGGAAGGCTTGTCTCGCCAGCGAAGCGCCTTGGAGCTTTCGTCTTGGACATCGTGCTGTTCTTCGTGTTGATGTTAATACTTAGATTGTTTTTCTCGCCCATTATTAAAAAAGAATCAGATATTGTTTTTTTATCTTTTTTGGTGCTGCTTATGGTCGAGCTGTTGTTTTTTTCGCGGGGGACCACACTCGGAAAGATGGTGTTAGGAATGAGGGTAGTCAAAACGGATGGGAGGCGCGCAGGCTTCTTTACCATGCTCTTCAGAGAATTGATCGGGAAGTCCATCAGCGGATTTTTCTTTTCCTTAGGGTTCTTGTGGATCTTACTTGATCGGGAGCGACAGGGCTGGCACGACAAGCTGGCGAGCACATATGTGGTTGAGCGCTGAGGTCGGCTGAGTAATTCAGGTGAATATAGCACTCCTGTGCCCGTTTTCTGAGGTCTATGAGCGAGAGGATGAGTGGTCTGTGCCTGCAGAGCAAAGGATTTTGAACCTACCTATTAAAAATTTATATAGTATTTTATAAACATGCCTTTTATTATCATCATTTTAAGCATATTTATAGGATATTTTATTGGTGCATTGGTTATTTTCATAATTCCTCTCATTCTTTTAAGTTATCTATCCTATTTTACATTTAAGCAAAAACTGGCACTATATATTCAGGTAAGAAGAGAAAGAAGAAAACTTAAAAGACTTTTAAACGACAGACTAAGTTATATTCCTTAAAATTTTTGTAAAAAATTTTAAATTTCTTAAAGCATTATGGGTTATTTACTCAAATTTTTCTCAGCGAGCTTTTAAATAAGTGTCTCTAAGATGCTCAGGGAGTAGCTCTGGAGGAAAGATTCCCTCAGCAATTTTATCCAGATGCCACCACCAACGATCAAGCCCCTCATATTCCCTATCATAAGGTGGGTCCGCTTTATTCCTGATAGCGTTTATAATGGCTTTTTTGTCAAGCTCAATCACCTTGGGGTGGTTATCTAAACCCGCTTCATGGATTAGGTCTCTTATAGAAAGCCAGGTAGGTGCGGTGTGATAAAAAAAGGCTTGTCCATCCTCTTCATCTATGCCTAATTCCCAATCTTCTATCCACTCCTTATAGGGTCTTGACTTATAGTATTCTGATAAACCCACCTCTCTTCCTCTCCTTTACCCATTGTATGAAAGGCTTGTTCAGTCTGTAAAAACTTTTAATCAAAAGCGCATCATCCTTACTCACCACTATTTTATCACCTTTCTTGAAAATATAGTAATCCCCCTTTTCTGTTCTTTCAACATAGATTTCATCCGGGCTCTGAACGATCTTTTTTGCTTCTCTGTAGTATTCTTTCGGTGAGCTAAATATGGAATTTTGACTTATAGTATTCTGATATGTAGTAGAGGAGTTTCGAGCTTACCTATGAGGAATTGAAACTTCTAGCAGTAACAGTCAGAATAATCAACATTTTAAACATACCTATGAAGAGGATTTGAAAGAGGTAAGGGGTAATTGTGGAGAAGGTTTCCCAAGGTGAAAACCCTGACCAAACTCAACTCCAAAGTCCCTTAATTTACTAGCAAGCTCCTCACTCTCTACATATTCAGCAATGACTTTTATATTCAATCCTTTACAAAGGGTAACTATACTTTCTATAATAGCAAGATCAACAAGAGCTTCTCTGCTAAGTCCTATTACAAAATCTCCTTCTATCTTAACAAAATCAATTATAAAATGCTTAATATATTGAAAAGAGGAAAAGCCTGCTCCAAAATCATCGATACAGAATTTAAACCCATAATCCTGAAGATTTCTTATAAATTTTTCTAAAAGGGTTAAATTTTTAACTGTTTCTCTTTCAGTTAATTCAAAAATAATTTTTTCCGAGGGGAAAGAATAATTTTTCACAAGTTCTTTAATTTTCTTTAAAAATTCAGGAACAATTAAAACTTTAGGGCTTAAATTAAAGAAAAAATATCCCTGATAATTGGTTTCCTTGGCTAAAGATAAAGCCTTTTCCATGTTGATAAAATCCATCTCCATTATAAAACCCATACTCTCTGCAATACCAATAAATCTTTGGGCAGGAATAACTTCATCTTCTATTTCTATTCTCATTAATACCTCACACCCAAAAAGCTCTCCGGTTTTAAGGTCATATATAGGTTGAAAATATGGAAGTATCCTTTTATTTTCAACAGCTTCTTTTACAAGAAGGATGGTATCAGTTATTTCTTTTTGATAACTTAAAATCTCCTCAGCAGTAGGATAAACTATTTTATTTTTTCCTTCTTTTTTAGCTTTATACATTAAAGTATCTGCAAGGGTAAAAAGATCTTTGCTGGTCTCCCCATGATCAGGAAAAATGGCTATTCCTATTGATGTAGTTAGGAAAACCGGTTTACCATCTGGTGCCTCTATTTTGAAATTGGATAGGTTTTCTTTAATTCTTTCAGCAACTGATACTCCCTGTGTAAGGTCACACAAGGGAAGTATCAAAGTGAATTCATCTCCTCCATATCTTGCTAAGATATCGCCCTTTCTTTTTATCTCCTCCAAGAATTTAGCAAACTCTCTTAAAAATTCATCCCCAAAGGAGTGACCATAGGTATCGTTAATTAACTTAAAGTTATCTAAATCTACTATTAAAAGGGCAAATTTATAATTGTATCTTTTGGCTCTTTCAACCTCATATTCTAACAGTTCCCAGAAAGTTCTCTGATTATAAAGGTGAGTTAATGGATCACGAGTAGCATAAAATTCAAGTTCTTTAGTATATTTATTTATAGCTCTTATAGAGCCAATCACATTTAATAGGGAAATCAAAACAGTTTCAATAGCTATCTCTTGAGTGGAAGTTAATTTTTCATGAGAAAGCCCAATCCCAACAATCCCCCCAATCTTTGGAGATTCAAGGATTAAACTTTTAGTTTTCAAATAAAAATTCTTGAAAGCCTCTTCAGAATAACTCTCATCTGCTAAAACCACATTGTGAATGAAATTAAAATTATTTATTTTGAATTTTTCTAAAAATATTTTTCTAATCATACCTTCCATATCTTCTTTGAAAGATCGTGTAGGATTTTTCAACCAGAAAATCTCAGTATCAAAAAGATCTTCCTCTACATAAAAAAGAGCAAAAATTGAAACAATTTCAACAATCTTATTCACCTCAATTAGAAGATTATTAACATAATATTTCCAATCTCTTATAAATTCAGAAGTTATAATAAATTTTTCAAGAAGACTTAGTTCAAATTTAAAAAGCTCTCGATCAATAGCAAGCTCTTTCACTTTTCTTAAGAAGTCATCCGTAATCTCTAAAAGCCCATCAAATTCATAAATTCCTGTTTTTGAACTTGTTAAAAGATCTTCATTCTCAATTAATTCATCAAACTTTGAAGATCTTCTTATCCTCTCCTTTAATTCTTCAATGGGTTTTACAAACTTTTTACCTTGAAGTTTCCCTATAAAATAAACTCCAAGCAGAGGAAATAGGGAAAAGAAAAGAAGGAAAAGTAAAAGAGTCTGATGTATTTCTTTTAAATCCTCTTTAAGAGAATTCTCAAGCACAAGAACCCCAAAAAGATCGCCTTCTGAAATTCCCCTATGGCAGTTTAAACACATCTTTGTGGCAGTAATATTATATTTTATATAAAGAGTATCTCCTTTCTTAGTAATTATATATTCCTTATATAATGGGATTTCTTTTACTTCTGAAGGTTTTTCAAGGGTTACCTTTAGTTTGTCAGTTTGAAAAATTCTGAGAAAATTGTCTAATTCTTCACGGGTAAATCCTTTGAGCATTCCCTGATATAGAGAAGAAAAAATGGCCTTGGCTTCAATTTGAGATCGGAAAATTAGAGATTTTTCAAAATAGTTTTTTATAAATAAAAAAAGAAAACCATAAAGAATTAGAGATAGAAGAAAGTACCCTAAAAGGGTATGAATTAAAAGTTTTTGATGAAGTCTCATTTTAAAGCATAAAGATTTTAATTATTAATTTTTTAAGTATATAACTACCACCTCTAATTGTCAATATCTAATTGCAAATTCTCCAAAGATGAGCTCAGGGCTTTTGCCTTATTTTAAACCCCACTTTTTTGAGTTTTCAAAAAAGCATTAAACCTTAAGATTTCTATTTTACATAATATATCTTATCAGAAGTTAAGATGACCTCATTTCTTTTTCTACTCCTCAGGCTCACTGGAGAAAAAGACTTTTATTAAGAGAGATTTAAAAAATTGATTTAAGCACCATATTTTGTAAGACGGCCTGCATGAGCAAGTAACAATTGCATAAGCTTGAAACTCGGAAAGATCCCAAGTTCCCCCTTTAAACACTCCCTCTCTGTTAATCTCAGGGATAAACCACCAAGGCAATAAGGAGAGTTTATAAGCACTGGCACGGGATGCCAGGAGTGAGACTTCATTATACAAGGTGTTGAGTGATCTCCTGTAATTGCCAAAACATTAAAATTTAATGAGACTATTTCTAAAAAATGCCTATCAAATTCTTCAATTACCGAAATTTTTCCTTCATAATTTCCATCTTCCCCATAGGAATCAGTTTTTTTAATGTGAACAAAGAAAAAATCGTAATCCTGCCAGGCCTCTTTAAGAGTTTTTACCTCTGCATCAATGGATTCACCCTCAAAAGTAATTAAATCCATTCCTACAAGCCTTGCAAGCCCCTTATACATTGGATAAACTGCAATACAGGCGCTTTTCAGACCGAACTTTTCTGGAAAGGGTTCCAGGGCAGGCTTTACTGAAAATCCACGCAACAAAACATAATTTGCCTTTGGTTCATTTTTCAGCAATTTGGCAGCCTCTTCAATAAATTTTCTGGCAATTAGTGCAACCTTTTCGGCCTCTGGATTTTCACCAGTTGGAAGTAAGGGAGGCTTTTCTGTGCTCTGGGGATCTGTATCATTTATTTTTTCAAAAAAATGAGAAAGCTTATAGGGAAATCTTAGAATAAGGGAAAAACGATGTTCTTTACCTGAACATAAAATGACCTCGGCTTCATCAATCTTTTTAATATTTTCAGATAAATATTTAATTAATCTTTTGTTTTCTTCTGTGGGTATTCTACCAGCCCGTCTGTCAATTACAATTGGAAGACCATTTTCATATTTGACTGTAGCAAAGTTGCCCCGGATAGCCACATCTGTATCTTTAACTTCAAGCCCTACTCCAACTGCCTCAAGGATGCCCCTTCCAATTTCATATTTTAATGGCTCGTATCCAAAAATACCTAAATGCCCAGGGCCAGAACCTGGAGTTATTCCATAATCAACAGGGATGTGAAGACCGGTTGCTGACCTGGATGCAAGGTTGTCTAAGTTAGGGGTTTTGGCAAGCTCTAAAGGGGTTTTGCTATCTTTTACAGGTAAGTCCCCTACCCCATCAAGAACAATTAAAATAATTTTAGATTGGGCATCGTTCTTTATCAATTTTTTCAGACCTTCCATCCTCATCCCCCATAGTCATCTCTTCTTTCATTTGTTCTATTTCTTTTTGATATTCCTTTACAGGCCTTTCTATGCCGCAGGTAAGACACCTTACCCGGGCATTTGCTCATTTACCACAAATAACAGCCTTTCCACCACAATAATGGCAAGTTAAAAAGATATCCAAATTTACCCCCTCTGACTCAAAAGGGTATGAATAAGATTATCTGGGTTTGCTTCTATTTCTTCTGTGATAAAAACTCTTATTCCCTGGCTGGTTAGCTCATCAGCAACAGAAGTATTTGAAGCATGAAGAAGGATATGGGTTGCTACCTGCTCCTGTAAAAAGTCAACAAGAGCTTGATTTTCAGGCTTTTTGGCTACATCTTTTACTAAAAGTTTATTATTTTCAATATCATAAAGGGCAAAAAGGTCAAACTTCTCTGGATTAGCCTCAAATTTCTGAGGAGTTGCAATTGGAACAGCGATTCGCATGTATTTTTCTTCTAAAACCTCTTTATGCATCTCTTCAGTTGCTGAAATTATGTTTCTGATAACCTCTTCAAAGGCTTGAGCTGTTAAACTCTCTGGATAAGCCCCGACAATAGGCTTTCCTCTATCACCTGTATCAACCACTCTTGGATCAACGGGGATCTTTCCCAAAAATCTAATACCCATTTCCTCGGCAAGTTTTTGACCCCCTCCCCTTTTAAAAAGATCAAGAGGTTTTCCACAATGGGGACAGATAAAACCGCTCATATTTTCAATAAGCCCCAGAATACGCATCTTAACTTTCTGACAAAACTTAATAGATTTTTTAACATCTATCAGGGATACTTCTTGAGGGGTGGTTACAATAAGGGCATAGGCATCTGGGATAGTTTTGGCCACAGTAAGAGGTTCATCCCCTGTGCCGGGAGGTGCATCAATTACAAGATAATCAAGTTCACCCCAATCGATATCACCAATAAATTGCCGGATAGCCGAAATCTTTATAGGGCCTCTCCAAATAATAGCTGAATCCTCAGCAGGAAGAAGAGGTTCAATGGAGAGAAATTTAAGATTTGGTGAATACTTTATAGCCCCAAGTCTTCCATCAGGTCTTCTTGT
This window of the Caldimicrobium thiodismutans genome carries:
- a CDS encoding RDD family protein; translated protein: MPTCPSCKMETAAGRWCSVCHRNLQNPELGRLVSPAKRLGAFVLDIVLFFVLMLILRLFFSPIIKKESDIVFLSFLVLLMVELLFFSRGTTLGKMVLGMRVVKTDGRRAGFFTMLFRELIGKSISGFFFSLGFLWILLDRERQGWHDKLASTYVVER
- a CDS encoding putative bifunctional diguanylate cyclase/phosphodiesterase, with the translated sequence MRLHQKLLIHTLLGYFLLSLILYGFLFLFIKNYFEKSLIFRSQIEAKAIFSSLYQGMLKGFTREELDNFLRIFQTDKLKVTLEKPSEVKEIPLYKEYIITKKGDTLYIKYNITATKMCLNCHRGISEGDLFGVLVLENSLKEDLKEIHQTLLLFLLFFSLFPLLGVYFIGKLQGKKFVKPIEELKERIRRSSKFDELIENEDLLTSSKTGIYEFDGLLEITDDFLRKVKELAIDRELFKFELSLLEKFIITSEFIRDWKYYVNNLLIEVNKIVEIVSIFALFYVEEDLFDTEIFWLKNPTRSFKEDMEGMIRKIFLEKFKINNFNFIHNVVLADESYSEEAFKNFYLKTKSLILESPKIGGIVGIGLSHEKLTSTQEIAIETVLISLLNVIGSIRAINKYTKELEFYATRDPLTHLYNQRTFWELLEYEVERAKRYNYKFALLIVDLDNFKLINDTYGHSFGDEFLREFAKFLEEIKRKGDILARYGGDEFTLILPLCDLTQGVSVAERIKENLSNFKIEAPDGKPVFLTTSIGIAIFPDHGETSKDLFTLADTLMYKAKKEGKNKIVYPTAEEILSYQKEITDTILLVKEAVENKRILPYFQPIYDLKTGELFGCEVLMRIEIEDEVIPAQRFIGIAESMGFIMEMDFINMEKALSLAKETNYQGYFFFNLSPKVLIVPEFLKKIKELVKNYSFPSEKIIFELTERETVKNLTLLEKFIRNLQDYGFKFCIDDFGAGFSSFQYIKHFIIDFVKIEGDFVIGLSREALVDLAIIESIVTLCKGLNIKVIAEYVESEELASKLRDFGVEFGQGFHLGKPSPQLPLTSFKSSS
- a CDS encoding 2,3-bisphosphoglycerate-independent phosphoglycerate mutase, whose amino-acid sequence is MEGLKKLIKNDAQSKIILIVLDGVGDLPVKDSKTPLELAKTPNLDNLASRSATGLHIPVDYGITPGSGPGHLGIFGYEPLKYEIGRGILEAVGVGLEVKDTDVAIRGNFATVKYENGLPIVIDRRAGRIPTEENKRLIKYLSENIKKIDEAEVILCSGKEHRFSLILRFPYKLSHFFEKINDTDPQSTEKPPLLPTGENPEAEKVALIARKFIEEAAKLLKNEPKANYVLLRGFSVKPALEPFPEKFGLKSACIAVYPMYKGLARLVGMDLITFEGESIDAEVKTLKEAWQDYDFFFVHIKKTDSYGEDGNYEGKISVIEEFDRHFLEIVSLNFNVLAITGDHSTPCIMKSHSWHPVPVLINSPYCLGGLSLRLTERECLKGELGIFPSFKLMQLLLAHAGRLTKYGA
- a CDS encoding Mrp/NBP35 family ATP-binding protein, producing MSVKKEKSAILDQQDKKLKEQLSKIKHKIMVMSGKGGVGKSTVAVNIAVGLSLQDFMVGLLDVDLHGPSIPKMLGARDLKLTRRPDGRLGAIKYSPNLKFLSIEPLLPAEDSAIIWRGPIKISAIRQFIGDIDWGELDYLVIDAPPGTGDEPLTVAKTIPDAYALIVTTPQEVSLIDVKKSIKFCQKVKMRILGLIENMSGFICPHCGKPLDLFKRGGGQKLAEEMGIRFLGKIPVDPRVVDTGDRGKPIVGAYPESLTAQAFEEVIRNIISATEEMHKEVLEEKYMRIAVPIATPQKFEANPEKFDLFALYDIENNKLLVKDVAKKPENQALVDFLQEQVATHILLHASNTSVADELTSQGIRVFITEEIEANPDNLIHTLLSQRG